One stretch of Epinephelus lanceolatus isolate andai-2023 chromosome 15, ASM4190304v1, whole genome shotgun sequence DNA includes these proteins:
- the mrpl33 gene encoding large ribosomal subunit protein bL33m, translating to MFLTSVNLAKAKSKTILVQMVSAAGTGYFFNTKRNRLTDKLVLRKHDPFVNKHVLFFEKKKIRSI from the exons ATGTTTCTTACCAGCGTAAATT TGGCCAAGGCAAAATCAAA GACCATCCTGGTTCAGATGGTGAGCGCTGCAGGGACAGGCTACTTCTTCAACACGAAGAGGAACCGTCTCACAGACAAACTGGTGCTGCGCAAACATGATCCATTTG TGAACAAGCACGTCCTGTTCTttgagaagaagaagatcagATCGATTTAA
- the rbks gene encoding ribokinase: protein MTEAAFDVMVVGSCMTDLVSQAPRLPKAGETIHGHKFFIGFGGKGANQCIQAARLGAKTAMVCKVGKDFFGDNYIQNFKNNGVHTDFAGQTSDAATGAASIIVNDAGENAIVIVAGANMLLGSEELQKALPAISHTKVLVCQLEISPQTSLQALRMAQENKVKTIFNPAPAIPDLDADFYRASDVFCCNESEAELLTGFSVANVEEAHRAGQELLKQGCGSVIITLGAQGCVVVEAQESASKHVQSTPVKTVDTTGAGDSFIGALAFYMAHYPTMPLEEMARRANQVAGVSVQAVGTQTSYPFKKDLPAELF, encoded by the exons CCAGGCACCGAGGCTACCCAAAGCCGGGGAAACCATCCATGGTCACAAGTTCTTCATCGGCTTCGGAGGTAAAGGGGCCAATCAGTGCATACAGGCTGCAAGACTGGGGGCCAAAACCGCTATGGTCTGTAAG GTTGGTAAAGACTTCTTTGGAGACAATTACATTCAGAATTTCAAGAACAATGGTGTACACACag ATTTTGCAGGGCAGACCTCTGACGCAGCCACAGGAGCTGCCTCTATCATTGTCAACGATGCAG GTGAGAATGCCATTGTGATCGTAGCCGGTGCCAACATGCTGCTGGGCAGTGAGGAGCTGCAGAAAGCGCTTCCAGCCATCAGTCATACAAAAGTGCTGGTGTGCCAGCTGGAGATCAGCCCGCAGACATCCTTGCAGGCACTACGCATGGCTCAGGAGAACAAAG TAAAGACAATATTCAACCCAGCGCCGGCCATTCCTGACTTGGATGCAGATTTCTACAGAGCCTCTGATGTGTTTTGCTGTAATGAGTCTGAG GCTGAGCTGCTGACTGGTTTCTCAGTGGCCAATGTGGAGGAAGCACATCGGGCTGGTCAGGAGCTGCTGAAGCAAGGCTGTGGGTCAGTCATCATCACTTTGGGAGCTCAAGGCTGTGTGGTGGTCGAGGCACAGGAGTCTGCCTCAAAGCATGTGCAAAGTACCCCAGTGAAAACAGTGGACACCACG GGCGCTGGAGACAGCTTTATTGGAGCACTGGCGTTTTACATGGCTCATTATCCTACAATGCCTCTGGAGGAGATGGCCCGCAGAGCCAATCAGGTGGCGGGAGTGAGCGTACAGGCTGTTGGCACGCAGACGTCTTACCCCTTCAAAAAGGACCTGCCAGCTGAACTGTTCTGA